From one Bradysia coprophila strain Holo2 unplaced genomic scaffold, BU_Bcop_v1 contig_248, whole genome shotgun sequence genomic stretch:
- the LOC119078349 gene encoding uncharacterized protein LOC119078349 isoform X2, with the protein MDPMSTKRSLPSEAHGSAKIPKTEEAFEFPKEPTLYSDDVAVEKNLFELRRSFIPFRTAGPGQLLITNELLTFLYEKRENDPDGKVECGIIVFPVPDFEDVVTDPIDRVAETQEYWKNEIGSFISALRETGETVGYIVSPFWYKKFNWNSLYTICTRSSIKYDIYVHLCHDEEYEWHQQLW; encoded by the exons ATGGACCCAATGTCTACGAAAAGAAGTTTACCGAGCGAAGCACATGGAAGTGCCAAAATTCCAAAGACAGAGGAAGCATTCGAATTTCCGAAAGAACCAACGTTGTACTCGGATGATGTtgctgttgaaaaaaatttgtttg AGTTGCGAAGAAGCTTCATTCCGTTTAGAACTGCGGGTCCTGGACAACTTTTGATAACAAATGAACTGCTGACTTTCCTGTATGAAAAGAGAGAAAATGATCCAGACGGTAAAGTGGAGTGTGGGATAATTGTATTTCCGGTACCAGATTTTGAGGATGTTGTTACTGATCCAATCGACCGTGTCGCAGAAACTCAAGAGTATTGGAAAAACGAAATCGGATCATTCATTTCTGCATTAAGAGAAACCGGTGAAACTGTTGGTTACATTGTCAGTCCATTTtggtacaaaaaatttaattggaattcGTTGTACACAATTTGCACACGGTCATCGATTAAATACGACATATATGTTCATCTATGCCATGATGAAGAATACGAATGGCA TCAACAGCTGTGGTAG
- the LOC119078349 gene encoding uncharacterized protein LOC119078349 isoform X1 yields the protein MDPMSTKRSLPSEAHGSAKIPKTEEAFEFPKEPTLYSDDVAVEKNLFELRRSFIPFRTAGPGQLLITNELLTFLYEKRENDPDGKVECGIIVFPVPDFEDVVTDPIDRVAETQEYWKNEIGSFISALRETGETVGYIVSPFWYKKFNWNSLYTICTRSSIKYDIYVHLCHDEEYEWHLDSGSPRFHATNHASPQSIQLNELKISENWIQSDGENNTSVWVVDSELAYNHLRD from the exons ATGGACCCAATGTCTACGAAAAGAAGTTTACCGAGCGAAGCACATGGAAGTGCCAAAATTCCAAAGACAGAGGAAGCATTCGAATTTCCGAAAGAACCAACGTTGTACTCGGATGATGTtgctgttgaaaaaaatttgtttg AGTTGCGAAGAAGCTTCATTCCGTTTAGAACTGCGGGTCCTGGACAACTTTTGATAACAAATGAACTGCTGACTTTCCTGTATGAAAAGAGAGAAAATGATCCAGACGGTAAAGTGGAGTGTGGGATAATTGTATTTCCGGTACCAGATTTTGAGGATGTTGTTACTGATCCAATCGACCGTGTCGCAGAAACTCAAGAGTATTGGAAAAACGAAATCGGATCATTCATTTCTGCATTAAGAGAAACCGGTGAAACTGTTGGTTACATTGTCAGTCCATTTtggtacaaaaaatttaattggaattcGTTGTACACAATTTGCACACGGTCATCGATTAAATACGACATATATGTTCATCTATGCCATGATGAAGAATACGAATGGCATCTAGATTCTGGATCCCCGCGTTTTCATGCAACGAACCATGCGTCCCCCCAATCGATACAGTTGAACGaactgaaaatttctgaaaattggaTCCAGTCTGATGGTGAAAACAATACATCTGTCTGGGTGGTTGACTCTGAACTGGCATACAATCATCTTCGAGATTAA